One Streptomyces fagopyri DNA window includes the following coding sequences:
- a CDS encoding NUDIX domain-containing protein: MTIKDTAEEWEVRATATPFVGNKTSVRTDDVVMPDGSVARRDYQVHPGSVAVVALDGQDRVLVLRQYRHPVRQKLWEIPAGLLDVPGENPLHAAQRELYEEAHVKAENWRVLTDVYTTPGGCSEAVRVFLARDLSEAEGERFEVEDEEADMELARVPVDELVRGVLGGDLHNDCLVVGVLSLLAARAGDGLDALRPAEAPWPARPFEA; encoded by the coding sequence ATGACGATCAAGGACACCGCCGAGGAGTGGGAGGTCAGGGCCACCGCGACCCCCTTCGTCGGCAACAAGACCTCCGTCCGCACGGACGACGTGGTCATGCCCGACGGGTCGGTCGCCCGGCGCGACTACCAGGTCCATCCCGGCTCCGTGGCCGTCGTGGCCCTGGACGGCCAGGACCGGGTGCTGGTGCTGCGTCAGTACCGTCACCCCGTGCGTCAGAAGCTCTGGGAGATCCCGGCCGGTCTGCTCGACGTCCCCGGTGAGAACCCCCTGCACGCCGCCCAGCGCGAGCTGTACGAGGAGGCGCACGTCAAGGCCGAGAACTGGCGTGTGCTGACCGACGTCTACACCACTCCCGGCGGCTGTTCCGAGGCCGTACGCGTCTTCCTCGCCCGCGACCTCTCCGAGGCGGAGGGGGAGCGCTTCGAGGTCGAGGACGAGGAGGCCGACATGGAGCTGGCCCGGGTCCCCGTCGACGAACTCGTCCGGGGCGTCCTCGGCGGCGACCTCCACAACGACTGCCTCGTCGTCGGCGTCCTCTCGCTGCTCGCCGCACGGGCCGGGGACGGACTCGACGCGCTGCGCCCGGCCGAGGCGCCCTGGCCGGCGCGCCCGTTCGAGGCCTGA
- a CDS encoding tetratricopeptide repeat protein, with product MTDQAVDTDGAKASSAGRRPAAGSAPTKGQFLGRARELKELRADIQRAGLDTLAGRKAPRARVLLIAGKPGSGRTALAGELVRQVAESYPDGVLRARLAEPDGTPVPTERTARELLTALELPAPPGAGAEDLSAAVRDALATRRALLLLDDAADAEQVDVLLPDTPECLVVAVSGGPLTGIADVRPCTLGGLDTKSALELLERFAGSVRITVDPLAAEGLVEECAGQPGALALAGGWLAAHPTAAVADLAKQLRADGEEGSPSARIFRLTYTGLPAASARTLRLLSLAPAGLVDPHTASALAGCSVDAARGALDDFAALGLLRTVESPLPEYEVPGFLMPLLRALTESEDRPAELQLARARMLERTVRLLVSCRAITETDSSPAREKLAGMPRALRFPNPRAAEDWLRIRQPALLAAARVAVADGELDTLARRLMAALVRALVVHFGTRAAAPELYGIHRLVLDVAERRRLPRERAAALLNLADLDERTGRTAAALARYRAALDAAREANDPYAIGRATESVGGAHLELGDFDRAADWYGRALAQRLARDERLDAARLYGRIATAHTYAGRYGEALRNWRAAVTGHRRNGDVAAQARALSELARVQEYAGRPEESLRTCQDAVEWARRAEDLRLQAALQLRLADTLDRLGDPAAARLHRGAAGRMLGDELPESEIAMEQGDDACEIRSASAED from the coding sequence GTGACAGATCAGGCAGTGGACACGGACGGCGCGAAAGCGTCGTCGGCAGGGCGGCGTCCGGCTGCCGGGTCCGCTCCTACCAAGGGTCAGTTCCTCGGCCGTGCAAGAGAGTTGAAGGAACTCCGGGCCGACATCCAACGGGCCGGACTGGACACCCTCGCGGGCCGCAAAGCCCCTCGCGCGCGGGTGCTGCTCATCGCCGGCAAGCCCGGTTCGGGCCGCACCGCGCTCGCCGGGGAACTCGTCCGGCAGGTCGCCGAGAGTTACCCGGACGGGGTGCTGCGGGCCCGGCTCGCCGAACCCGACGGCACCCCGGTGCCCACCGAGCGCACCGCGCGGGAACTCCTCACGGCCCTGGAGCTGCCCGCGCCGCCCGGAGCCGGCGCCGAGGACCTGAGCGCGGCGGTGCGCGACGCCCTCGCCACCCGCCGCGCCCTGCTCCTGCTCGACGACGCGGCCGACGCCGAGCAGGTCGACGTCCTGCTGCCCGACACCCCCGAGTGCCTGGTGGTCGCCGTCTCCGGAGGACCGCTGACCGGCATCGCGGACGTCCGCCCCTGCACCCTGGGCGGCCTCGACACCAAGTCCGCGCTGGAACTCCTGGAGCGCTTCGCGGGCTCGGTCCGCATCACCGTCGACCCGCTCGCCGCGGAAGGGCTCGTCGAGGAGTGCGCGGGCCAGCCCGGCGCCCTGGCGCTGGCGGGCGGCTGGCTCGCGGCACACCCCACCGCGGCCGTCGCCGACCTCGCCAAGCAACTGCGCGCGGACGGCGAGGAGGGCTCGCCGTCCGCCCGGATCTTCCGGCTCACGTACACCGGGCTGCCCGCCGCCTCCGCGCGGACCCTGCGACTGCTCTCGCTCGCGCCGGCCGGGCTCGTCGACCCGCACACCGCGTCCGCGCTCGCCGGATGCTCGGTCGACGCCGCCCGCGGCGCGCTGGACGACTTCGCCGCGCTCGGGCTCCTGCGGACGGTCGAGTCGCCGCTGCCCGAGTACGAGGTCCCCGGCTTCCTGATGCCGCTGCTGCGTGCCCTCACCGAGAGCGAGGACCGCCCGGCCGAGCTTCAGCTGGCCCGCGCCCGGATGCTGGAGCGGACCGTGCGGCTGCTGGTGTCCTGTCGCGCGATCACCGAGACCGACAGCTCGCCGGCCCGCGAGAAGCTCGCCGGAATGCCCCGCGCGCTGCGCTTCCCGAACCCGAGGGCCGCCGAGGACTGGCTGCGGATCCGGCAGCCCGCGCTGCTGGCCGCCGCCCGGGTCGCGGTCGCCGACGGCGAGCTGGACACCCTGGCCCGCCGCCTGATGGCCGCGCTGGTACGGGCCCTGGTGGTCCACTTCGGCACCCGGGCCGCGGCACCCGAGCTGTACGGCATCCACCGGCTCGTGCTCGATGTCGCCGAGCGGCGCAGGCTGCCGCGGGAGCGGGCCGCGGCCCTGCTGAACCTGGCCGACCTGGACGAGCGCACCGGTCGTACGGCGGCGGCCCTGGCCCGCTACCGGGCCGCGCTCGACGCCGCGCGCGAGGCGAACGACCCGTACGCGATCGGCCGGGCGACGGAATCCGTGGGCGGCGCCCACCTGGAGCTCGGGGACTTCGACCGGGCCGCCGACTGGTACGGCCGGGCGCTCGCCCAGCGCCTGGCGCGCGACGAGCGGCTGGACGCCGCCCGGCTCTACGGCCGGATCGCCACCGCGCACACCTACGCGGGCCGCTACGGCGAGGCGCTGCGCAACTGGCGCGCCGCCGTCACCGGACACCGCAGGAACGGCGATGTGGCCGCCCAGGCACGGGCGTTGAGCGAGCTGGCGCGGGTGCAGGAGTACGCGGGGCGGCCTGAGGAGTCGCTGCGCACCTGCCAGGACGCCGTCGAGTGGGCCCGCCGCGCCGAGGACCTGCGGCTGCAGGCCGCGCTGCAGCTCCGGCTGGCCGACACCCTGGACCGGCTCGGCGACCCCGCCGCGGCCCGGCTGCACCGCGGGGCGGCCGGGCGCATGCTGGGTGATGAGCTCCCGGAGAGCGAGATCGCCATGGAACAAGGCGATGATGCCTGCGAAATCCGCAGTGCATCCGCAGAAGATTGA
- the ald gene encoding alanine dehydrogenase encodes MIDVKVGIPREVKNNEFRVAITPAGVHELVRHGHQVFVEQNAGVGSSITDDEYVSAGARILPTADEVWATADLLLKVKEPIAEEYHRLRKDQTLFTYLHLAASKECTDALLESGTTAIAYETVELPSRALPLLAPMSEVAGRLAPQVGAYQLMRANGGRGVLPGGVPGVLPAKAVVIGGGVSGWNAAQIAIGMGFQVTLLDRDINKLKEADKIFGTKIQTVVSNAFELEKACLEADLVIGAVLIPGAKAPKLVTNELVSRMKPGSVLVDIAIDQGGCFEDSRPTTHAEPTFPVHNSVFYCVANMPGAVPNTSTYALTNATLPYIVELANRGWAEALRRDHALAKGLNTHEGKVVYREVAEAHGLEHVTLESLLD; translated from the coding sequence GTGATCGACGTGAAGGTCGGTATCCCCCGCGAGGTCAAGAACAACGAGTTCCGGGTGGCCATCACCCCCGCCGGCGTCCACGAGCTGGTGCGCCACGGCCACCAGGTCTTCGTCGAGCAGAACGCCGGTGTCGGCTCCTCGATCACGGACGACGAGTACGTCTCCGCCGGTGCGCGGATCCTCCCCACCGCCGACGAGGTGTGGGCCACCGCCGACCTGCTGCTGAAGGTCAAGGAGCCCATCGCGGAGGAGTACCACCGCCTCCGCAAGGACCAGACGCTCTTCACCTACCTCCACCTGGCCGCCTCCAAGGAGTGCACGGACGCGCTCCTGGAGTCCGGCACCACGGCGATCGCGTACGAGACGGTCGAGCTGCCCAGCCGCGCGCTGCCCCTGCTGGCCCCGATGTCCGAGGTCGCGGGCCGGCTCGCCCCGCAGGTCGGCGCCTACCAGCTGATGCGCGCCAACGGCGGCCGCGGCGTGCTGCCGGGCGGCGTTCCCGGCGTGCTGCCCGCCAAGGCCGTCGTCATCGGCGGCGGCGTCTCCGGCTGGAACGCCGCGCAGATCGCCATCGGCATGGGCTTCCAGGTGACCCTGCTCGACCGCGACATCAACAAGCTCAAGGAGGCGGACAAGATCTTCGGCACGAAGATCCAGACCGTCGTCTCCAACGCCTTCGAGCTGGAGAAGGCATGCCTCGAGGCCGACCTCGTCATCGGTGCGGTCCTCATCCCGGGCGCCAAGGCCCCGAAGCTGGTCACCAACGAACTCGTCTCGCGCATGAAGCCGGGAAGTGTCCTTGTCGACATCGCGATCGACCAGGGCGGCTGCTTCGAGGACTCGCGTCCGACCACGCACGCCGAGCCGACCTTCCCGGTCCACAACTCGGTCTTCTACTGCGTCGCCAACATGCCCGGCGCCGTGCCGAACACCTCGACGTACGCGCTGACCAACGCGACGCTGCCGTACATCGTGGAGCTCGCCAACCGCGGCTGGGCCGAGGCCCTGCGTCGCGACCACGCACTGGCCAAGGGCCTCAACACGCATGAGGGCAAGGTCGTTTACCGCGAGGTCGCCGAGGCCCACGGCCTGGAGCACGTGACCCTGGAGTCCCTGCTCGACTGA
- a CDS encoding ParA family protein — MPARGQGPMGLEAVGSVAVRTFAAHQSPRMTQTAHPSMDGHHVNAMAGNGSGENRTHFADYDELPEGHFYDPDAEYEPDPEYAATLAPDAARQRRERVGPTGRPLPYFPIPGPLTDHGPAKIIAMCNQKGGVGKTTSTINLGAALAEYGRRVLLVDFDPQGALSVGLGVNPMELDLTVYNLLMERGMAADEVLLKTAVPNMDLLPSNIDLSAAEVQLVSEVARESTLQRALKPLMADYDYIVIDCQPSLGLLTVNALTAAHKVIVPLECEFFALRGVALLTETIEKVQERLNPELELDGILATMYDSRTVHSREVLARVVEAFDDHVYHTVIGRTVRFPETTVAGEPITTYASNSVGAAAYRQLAREVLARCHAE; from the coding sequence ATGCCGGCGCGGGGCCAGGGCCCCATGGGGCTCGAGGCTGTCGGCTCCGTCGCTGTCCGAACCTTCGCAGCCCATCAGAGTCCCCGGATGACTCAGACAGCACACCCGAGCATGGATGGCCATCACGTGAACGCCATGGCCGGCAACGGAAGTGGCGAGAACCGCACCCACTTCGCCGACTACGACGAACTGCCCGAGGGGCACTTCTACGACCCCGACGCCGAGTACGAGCCCGATCCGGAGTACGCGGCCACGCTCGCGCCCGACGCGGCCCGCCAGCGCCGTGAGCGCGTGGGCCCGACCGGACGGCCGCTGCCGTACTTCCCGATCCCGGGCCCGCTGACCGACCACGGCCCCGCGAAGATCATCGCGATGTGCAACCAGAAGGGCGGCGTCGGCAAGACGACGTCGACCATCAACCTGGGTGCCGCGCTCGCGGAGTACGGGCGCCGGGTCCTGCTCGTCGACTTCGACCCGCAGGGCGCGCTCTCGGTCGGTCTCGGCGTCAACCCGATGGAGCTCGACCTCACCGTCTACAACCTGCTCATGGAGCGGGGCATGGCGGCCGACGAGGTGCTCCTGAAGACGGCGGTCCCGAACATGGACCTGCTGCCCAGCAACATCGACCTGTCCGCCGCCGAGGTGCAGCTCGTCTCCGAGGTCGCGCGCGAGTCCACCCTGCAGCGCGCCCTGAAGCCGCTGATGGCCGACTACGACTACATCGTGATCGACTGTCAGCCCTCGCTGGGCCTGCTCACCGTCAACGCCCTGACGGCGGCGCACAAGGTGATCGTGCCGCTCGAGTGCGAGTTCTTCGCGCTGCGTGGTGTCGCGCTGCTCACCGAGACCATCGAGAAGGTCCAGGAGCGGCTCAACCCCGAGCTGGAGCTCGACGGCATCCTCGCGACCATGTACGACTCCCGTACGGTGCACAGCCGTGAGGTGCTCGCACGGGTGGTCGAGGCCTTCGACGATCACGTCTACCACACGGTGATCGGCCGGACCGTCCGCTTCCCGGAGACCACCGTCGCGGGTGAGCCGATCACCACGTACGCCTCCAACTCCGTCGGTGCCGCCGCCTATCGCCAGCTCGCCAGGGAGGTGCTCGCCCGGTGTCACGCCGAGTGA
- a CDS encoding segregation/condensation protein A, with product MTSNDAPVPAVGSAGRRRVLGRGPGAGPAPDVPADVPAGAPTVAEPADESAPADESAEGSAEPRFPAEPEPPTGPAAQSAPEPRSDPEPRSDPRAAAEPVPASELPAAQDGPEAGTGSEISVTHSTSAGYGTPAGPEGSAETGSPVGEEAATAVDPGIGAGAGDVPEADAAEAGDGVFKVRLANFEGPFDLLLQLISKHKMDVTEVALSRVTDEFMAHIRAMGPDWDLDQTTEFLVVAATLLDLKAARLLPAAEIEDEADLALLEARDLLFARLLQYRAYKRIADIFNARLDEEARRYPRTVGLEPHHAELLPEVVISIGAEGFARLAVKAMQPRPKPQVYVDHIHAPLVSVREQAEFVVALLREHGETSFRDLVADTADTLTVVARFLALLELYREKAVALDQEEALGDLMVRWTGGDGAEEPRVTDEFDRPPEAAKEDARKEKA from the coding sequence ATGACCTCGAACGACGCCCCCGTCCCCGCCGTCGGCTCCGCCGGCCGCCGACGTGTGCTCGGCCGAGGGCCGGGGGCCGGTCCGGCTCCCGACGTACCGGCCGACGTACCGGCTGGCGCGCCGACCGTCGCGGAACCGGCCGACGAGTCCGCACCGGCCGACGAATCCGCCGAGGGGTCGGCCGAGCCGAGGTTTCCCGCGGAGCCCGAACCACCGACCGGCCCGGCGGCGCAGTCCGCCCCGGAGCCGCGATCCGACCCGGAGCCACGATCCGACCCGAGGGCCGCCGCGGAGCCCGTTCCCGCGTCGGAGCTCCCAGCCGCTCAAGACGGCCCGGAAGCCGGGACCGGGTCTGAGATCTCGGTCACACACAGTACGTCCGCCGGTTACGGGACCCCCGCCGGCCCCGAGGGCTCCGCCGAGACCGGTTCCCCGGTCGGCGAGGAAGCCGCGACCGCCGTCGACCCGGGGATCGGAGCCGGAGCCGGAGATGTGCCGGAGGCCGATGCGGCGGAGGCCGGTGACGGCGTTTTCAAGGTGCGGCTGGCCAACTTCGAGGGCCCCTTCGACCTGCTGCTGCAGTTGATCTCGAAGCACAAGATGGACGTCACGGAAGTGGCGCTGTCGCGGGTGACCGACGAGTTCATGGCCCACATCAGGGCGATGGGACCGGACTGGGACCTCGACCAGACGACCGAGTTCCTGGTCGTCGCGGCGACCCTGCTCGATCTCAAGGCCGCGCGGCTGCTGCCCGCCGCGGAGATCGAGGACGAGGCCGACCTGGCCCTGCTGGAGGCCCGGGACCTCCTCTTCGCCCGGCTGCTGCAGTACCGCGCGTACAAGCGGATCGCGGACATCTTCAACGCGCGCCTCGACGAGGAGGCCCGCCGCTATCCCCGTACCGTCGGCCTCGAACCCCATCACGCCGAACTGCTGCCCGAGGTCGTCATCAGCATCGGGGCGGAGGGATTCGCCAGGCTCGCCGTGAAGGCGATGCAGCCCAGGCCCAAGCCGCAGGTGTACGTCGACCACATCCACGCCCCGCTGGTCAGCGTGCGGGAACAGGCGGAGTTCGTGGTGGCGCTGCTGCGCGAACACGGGGAGACGAGCTTCCGCGACCTGGTGGCGGACACCGCCGACACCCTCACCGTCGTGGCCCGTTTCCTGGCCCTCCTGGAGCTCTACCGGGAGAAGGCGGTCGCCCTGGACCAGGAGGAGGCGCTGGGGGACCTGATGGTGCGCTGGACGGGCGGGGACGGCGCCGAGGAACCCCGGGTGACGGACGAGTTCGACCGGCCGCCCGAGGCAGCGAAGGAAGACGCCAGGAAGGAGAAGGCGTGA
- the scpB gene encoding SMC-Scp complex subunit ScpB, whose product MSEQTSRIPAGPDTVADLDLRPALEAVLMVVDEPATEEHLAKILERPRRQVADALRELADEYTVQGRGFELRLIAGGWRFYSRPAYAAAVERFVLDGQQARLTQAALETLAVVAYRQPVSRSRVSAVRGVNCDGVMRTLLQRGLVEEAGTEPETGAILYTTTNYFLERMGLRGLDELPELAPFLPEADAIEAETLEGVPSFDPDVPDADADDTTTTEL is encoded by the coding sequence GTGAGCGAGCAGACCAGCCGGATCCCGGCGGGTCCGGACACCGTCGCCGACCTCGATCTCCGGCCCGCCCTGGAGGCCGTGCTCATGGTCGTGGACGAACCCGCGACCGAGGAGCACCTCGCGAAGATCCTGGAGCGGCCGAGACGACAGGTCGCGGACGCGCTGCGGGAGCTGGCCGACGAGTACACCGTCCAGGGCCGCGGCTTCGAGCTGCGGCTCATCGCAGGCGGCTGGCGTTTCTACTCCCGGCCCGCGTACGCGGCGGCCGTGGAACGTTTCGTCCTGGACGGCCAGCAGGCGCGCCTCACCCAGGCGGCCCTGGAGACCCTGGCGGTCGTCGCGTACCGCCAGCCGGTCAGCCGTTCCAGGGTCTCGGCGGTCCGCGGAGTCAACTGCGACGGGGTGATGCGCACCCTGTTGCAACGCGGTCTGGTCGAGGAGGCGGGCACGGAACCCGAAACAGGTGCGATCCTGTACACGACGACGAACTACTTCCTGGAGCGAATGGGCCTGCGCGGTCTGGACGAGCTCCCGGAGCTCGCACCCTTCCTTCCGGAAGCGGACGCGATCGAAGCAGAGACGCTGGAAGGGGTCCCGTCGTTCGATCCGGACGTACCGGATGCAGACGCAGACGACACGACGACGACGGAACTTTGA
- a CDS encoding pseudouridine synthase, with protein MRSSGSGSGRNSGRGNPRGAGGSGGARGSGGQRGAGGQRGTGGSGSPRGAGSQPRSDAGRDDQPKRPSKPRPEERRYDVGPGGTHEGPKSGRGASARGGAKGGPKQGQQRGGRTEPARSREYETRAEERNRDRYAGKPEVKTPKTFPGAEQEGERLQKILARAGYGSRRACEELVEQARVEVNGEIVLEQGLRVDTDKDEIKVDGLTVATQSYQFFSLNKPAGVVSTMEDNEGRQCLGDYVTNRETRLFHVGRLDTETEGVILLTNHGELAHRLTHPKYGVKKVYLAHIVGPIPRDLGKRLKDGIQLEDGYAKADHFRVVEQTGKNYLVEVTLHEGRKHIVRRMLAEAGFPVDKLVRVAFGPITLGDQKSGWLRRLSNTEVGMLMNEVGL; from the coding sequence ATGCGAAGCAGTGGCAGTGGCAGTGGCAGGAACAGCGGGCGCGGCAACCCGCGGGGAGCCGGGGGGAGCGGCGGCGCGCGTGGCAGCGGCGGCCAGCGTGGCGCCGGCGGCCAGCGTGGCACCGGCGGGAGCGGCAGCCCGCGGGGAGCCGGCTCCCAGCCGAGGAGCGACGCGGGGCGCGACGACCAGCCGAAGCGTCCCAGCAAGCCCCGTCCCGAGGAGCGTCGCTACGACGTGGGCCCCGGGGGCACACACGAAGGCCCGAAGTCCGGGCGCGGCGCCTCGGCGCGCGGTGGCGCGAAGGGCGGCCCCAAGCAGGGCCAGCAGCGCGGCGGCCGTACGGAGCCGGCGCGCTCGCGTGAGTACGAGACGCGGGCCGAGGAGCGCAACCGGGACCGGTACGCGGGCAAGCCCGAGGTGAAGACGCCCAAGACCTTCCCCGGCGCCGAGCAGGAGGGCGAGCGTCTGCAGAAGATCCTCGCGCGAGCGGGCTACGGCTCCCGGCGTGCCTGCGAGGAGCTCGTCGAGCAGGCGCGGGTCGAGGTCAACGGCGAGATCGTCCTGGAGCAGGGTCTCCGTGTCGACACGGACAAGGACGAGATCAAGGTCGACGGGCTGACGGTCGCGACGCAGTCGTACCAGTTCTTCTCGCTGAACAAGCCTGCCGGTGTCGTCTCCACGATGGAGGACAACGAGGGCCGTCAGTGCCTCGGCGACTACGTGACGAACCGCGAGACACGGCTCTTCCACGTCGGGCGGCTCGACACCGAGACCGAGGGCGTCATCCTGCTCACCAACCACGGCGAGCTGGCGCACCGGCTGACCCACCCGAAGTACGGCGTGAAGAAGGTCTACCTCGCGCACATCGTGGGCCCGATCCCGCGCGACCTGGGCAAGCGGCTCAAGGACGGCATCCAGCTGGAGGACGGGTACGCGAAGGCGGACCACTTCCGTGTCGTCGAGCAGACCGGCAAGAACTACCTGGTCGAGGTGACCCTCCACGAGGGCCGCAAGCACATCGTGCGCCGCATGCTCGCCGAGGCCGGCTTCCCGGTGGACAAGCTCGTACGCGTCGCCTTCGGCCCGATCACCCTCGGCGACCAGAAGTCGGGCTGGCTGCGCCGTCTGTCGAACACCGAGGTCGGCATGCTCATGAACGAGGTCGGCCTCTAG
- a CDS encoding NUDIX hydrolase, whose product MLARRGRSPGAGPPGGYDKYAFEPFAVAVDLAVLTIRADALEVLLVERGQEPYAGHWALPGGFVLPAESAETAARRELAEETGLSDLSRLHLEQLRTYSDPGRDPRMRVVSVAFAALLPDPPEPHGGGDAAQARWQPYRTPGPLAFDHDRILADAHERVGAKLEYTCLATSFCPPEFTLGELRRVYETVWDTALDRPNFRRKVLATPGFVEPVPGAARLTGGRGKPAALYRAGGATALHPPLLRPPSEGRP is encoded by the coding sequence ATGCTCGCGCGGCGGGGCCGCTCGCCCGGCGCCGGCCCGCCCGGGGGTTACGACAAGTACGCGTTCGAACCCTTCGCCGTGGCCGTGGACCTGGCCGTCCTGACGATCCGCGCCGACGCGCTCGAGGTGCTGCTCGTCGAGCGGGGGCAGGAGCCGTACGCGGGCCACTGGGCGCTTCCCGGCGGGTTCGTGCTGCCGGCCGAGTCCGCGGAGACGGCAGCACGCCGCGAGCTCGCCGAGGAGACCGGCCTGTCGGACCTCTCGCGCCTGCACCTGGAGCAGCTGCGGACCTACAGCGACCCCGGCCGCGACCCCAGGATGCGGGTCGTCTCCGTCGCGTTCGCCGCGCTGCTCCCCGACCCGCCCGAACCGCACGGCGGTGGTGACGCGGCGCAGGCCCGGTGGCAGCCGTACCGCACGCCCGGCCCGCTCGCCTTCGACCACGACCGCATCCTCGCCGACGCCCACGAACGCGTCGGCGCCAAGCTCGAGTACACCTGTCTCGCCACCTCCTTCTGCCCGCCCGAGTTCACCCTCGGCGAGCTGCGGCGGGTCTACGAGACGGTGTGGGACACCGCCCTCGACCGGCCCAACTTCCGGCGCAAGGTCCTCGCCACGCCCGGTTTCGTCGAACCGGTCCCGGGTGCCGCCCGGCTCACCGGAGGCCGCGGCAAACCCGCCGCGCTCTACCGCGCGGGCGGCGCCACCGCCCTGCACCCGCCCCTGCTGCGTCCCCCTTCGGAAGGACGGCCCTGA